Proteins from a single region of Sylvia atricapilla isolate bSylAtr1 chromosome 7, bSylAtr1.pri, whole genome shotgun sequence:
- the RND3 gene encoding rho-related GTP-binding protein RhoE, with translation MKERRASQKLSSKAVMDPNQNVKCKIVVVGDSQCGKTALLHVFAKDCFPESYVPTVFENYTASFEIDTQRIELSLWDTSGSPYYDNVRPLSYPDSDAVLICFDISRPETLDSVLKKWKGEIQEFCPNTKMLLVGCKSDLRTDVSTLVELSNHRQTPVSYDQGANMAKQIGAATYIECSALQSENSVRDIFHVATLACVNKTNKNVKRNKSQRATKRISHMPGRPELSTVATDLRKDKAKSCTVM, from the exons atgaaggaaagaagagcGAGCCAGAAGTTATCGAGCAAGGCGGTGATGGATCCTAACCAGAACGTGAAGTGCAAGATCGTGGTGGTGGGGGACAGCCAGTGCGGGAAGACGGCGCTGCTCCACGTTTTTGCCAAGGACTGCTTCCCTGAG AGCTACGTGCCCACCGTGTTCGAGAACTACACCGCCAGCTTCGAGATCGACACGCAGCGCATCGAGCTCAGCCTGTGGGACACCTCGG ggTCTCCTTATTACGACAACGTCCGCCCGCTCTCCTACCCCGACTCCGATGCTGTCCTCATCTGCTTTGACATCAGCCGCCCAGAAACCCTGGACAGTGTCCTAAAAAAG TGGAAAGGGGAGATCCAGGAGTTCTGCCCCAACACCAAGATGCTCCTGGTGGGCTGCAAGTCGGACCTGCGCACGGATGTCAGCACGCTGGTGGAGCTCTCCAACCACAGGCAGACCCCCGTGTCCTACGACCAG ggTGCAAATATGGCCAAACAGATTGGAGCAGCCACATACATCGAATGCTCAGCCTTACAGTCAGAAAACAGTGTCAGAGACATTTTTCACGTCGCCACCCTGGCGTGtgtgaacaaaacaaacaaaaacgtCAAACGAAACAAATCTCAGAGGGCCACAAAGAGGATTTCACACATGCCTGGCAGGCCAGAACTGTCCACAGTGGCCACGGACTTGAGAAAGGACAAAGCCAAGAGTTGCACGGTGATGTGA